CGCATGAACCGGTGAGCCGCGCGTGCTGCCTCTGCGCCGCGCAGAGTAACAGTCTAGACACGCTGCGTCGAGAGGGTGGCGCTCAAGTATGTATTTAATAGGGACGGGATTGTCGGATCTTGACCGTCGAAAGGCCGTGCGTTGGACTGGATGACGGGGGATAAGTGTGCAGCGTCCTGCGTAAAGTCCCGTATGCAGGCCGTCAACGAACCAAACCAGTGACCGCGCCGAGCGTGAACACGCATGTGGTGCTGCGCTTGACTTTGCGAACCTGAATCAACCAGTCAGGCGCCGTGCGGTGCCGTCGGCGACCACGTTGCGCGGCAGTGCTTGGACGTTGGCCGTCGCCGATGCCATAGACCCAGCCTGCCGCTACCCGACAGCGCCGCCGACGTAGGGCCCCATGCTACGACCCTTCAGCCGTATCAGGCCAAGCAGCATGTCCAGATAGGGCGTTGGCACGCCGCTCATCCGGGCAAGCTCATACGGCGCGCCGACGATTCCATCGATCTCCATCGGCCTGCCGGCTTCGGCATCTTGCAACATCGATGTCTTGAACGCACCGAGTTGGCGCGTCTGAGCATTGCGTTGCTCGACACTCATGCCCATGTCCAGTCCCAGCTTCGCACCGATGGCTTGCGCTTCCCGCATCACTTCGACGACCAGGCGTGCGGTGAGCGGATCGTCCAGGATCACGTCGGCGGTTGAGCTGGTGAGCACGCTGATTGGGTTCATCGTCATGTTGCCCCACAGCTTCGCCCAAATCTCATGTTGGATCGAAGAGGCGAGCGACACGTCGAAACGAGCGTCTCGTAGCAGCCGGACAATCTCATGCTGGACCGCGTCGCCGGTGTCGTGCGGTGCCCGAGCGATTAGCAGGTTCCCCTTGTTGCGCACGATCACGCCGGGTTCGCGCACCGATGCGGCCAGGTGCACGACGAGGCCATCGGCCTGTGCCACGGGCAGCGCCGCGGATACGACGCCGCCAGGGTCCACCG
This sequence is a window from Mycetohabitans rhizoxinica HKI 454. Protein-coding genes within it:
- a CDS encoding 2-dehydropantoate 2-reductase, which translates into the protein MSKNITIVGAGAVGGLLAGRLAQASVPVKVLARGAQLEAIHSRGLTLIEDGEPTIVHAHATDDPAALGAQDIVFVCLKGHALVDAAASLAPLIGPHTRIVSVMNGVPWWFLHQFGGACADRRLESVDPGGVVSAALPVAQADGLVVHLAASVREPGVIVRNKGNLLIARAPHDTGDAVQHEIVRLLRDARFDVSLASSIQHEIWAKLWGNMTMNPISVLTSSTADVILDDPLTARLVVEVMREAQAIGAKLGLDMGMSVEQRNAQTRQLGAFKTSMLQDAEAGRPMEIDGIVGAPYELARMSGVPTPYLDMLLGLIRLKGRSMGPYVGGAVG